A stretch of the Bacillus licheniformis DSM 13 = ATCC 14580 genome encodes the following:
- a CDS encoding DUF4236 domain-containing protein: MGFKRSFKIMPGVKLNINKKSVGMTLGGKNGRITYNTSGKVTTSAKIPGTGLSYSSSKSISSSQKQSHLNNNNYSNNLELNAYLNHLTSFHTRLTSRQINWEEIKKESPPEINVAQLKSDLNNYKPNFFERILRLDKTKIEKLNKEITDAETKYKKEYDEWVKQQKFVKIIDDKNSVAYSEILEDIIKIEDTIGKIKEIISNENSEVLLNLLVDTSILPNQEEYISSAGNLLTKKLTKTKYYQNQLNFIASLSIGLAKVIFQIIPVETVSINVLEKRIDTVDGHEKTMTIFGVKFKKEQFMALNINYIKPIDTLQLFETSLDFKKTKGLQL, translated from the coding sequence ATGGGTTTTAAAAGGAGTTTTAAAATAATGCCTGGTGTCAAACTTAATATAAATAAAAAAAGTGTTGGGATGACTTTAGGGGGCAAAAATGGCAGGATAACTTATAATACTTCTGGCAAAGTAACAACAAGTGCAAAAATCCCCGGTACAGGTCTATCTTATAGTTCCAGTAAATCTATTTCTTCATCACAAAAACAAAGTCACTTGAATAATAACAATTATTCAAATAATTTAGAGCTTAATGCTTACCTCAATCATTTAACTTCATTTCATACGAGATTAACGAGCAGGCAAATAAATTGGGAAGAAATTAAAAAAGAGTCACCGCCAGAGATTAATGTAGCTCAATTAAAAAGTGATTTAAATAATTATAAACCCAATTTCTTTGAGAGAATTCTTAGATTAGATAAAACAAAAATTGAAAAGTTAAATAAAGAAATTACTGATGCAGAAACTAAATATAAGAAAGAATATGATGAGTGGGTAAAGCAACAAAAATTTGTGAAAATTATTGATGACAAAAACAGTGTTGCTTATAGTGAAATTTTAGAAGATATTATTAAGATTGAAGATACTATAGGAAAAATAAAAGAGATTATTTCGAATGAAAATAGTGAAGTTTTATTGAATCTATTAGTGGACACATCAATTTTACCGAATCAAGAAGAATACATCTCTTCTGCTGGGAACTTGTTAACTAAAAAGCTAACCAAAACAAAATATTATCAAAACCAATTAAACTTTATTGCCAGTCTTTCTATAGGTTTAGCAAAAGTAATCTTTCAAATAATTCCTGTTGAGACTGTATCGATTAATGTTTTAGAAAAAAGAATTGATACAGTGGATGGACATGAGAAAACAATGACTATCTTTGGCGTTAAATTTAAAAAAGAGCAGTTCATGGCTTTAAATATTAATTACATTAAACCAATTGATACTCTTCAACTCTTTGAAACTAGTTTGGATTTTAAAAAGACTAAGGGTCTCCAACTGTAG
- a CDS encoding glycoside hydrolase family 43 protein, whose protein sequence is MNMRKCFIQVLALLFIIAACFAPNQASAQTQKPVFSEVTVHDPSIIKANGTYYVFGSHLASAKSTDLMNWTQISSSVHDGNPLIPNVYEELKETFEWAESDTLWAPDVTQLEDGKFYMYYNACRGDSPRSALGLAVADDIEGPYKNKGIFLKSGMDGISNDGTPYDATKHPNVVDPHTFFDQNGKLWMVYGSYSGGIFILEMDKKTGFPLPGQGYGKKLIGGNHSRIEGAYILYHPETQYYYLYMSFGGLAADGGYNIRVARSKNPDGPYYDAEGHAMIDVRGKEGTLFDDRSIEPYGVKLMGNFSFNNKNGYVSPGHNSAFYDEKSGKSYLIFHTRFPGRGEEHEVRVHQLLMNKQGWPVVAPHRYAGEKLEKVKKSDVIGDYELVRHGKDISADIKESKEIRLNQNGKITGAVAGTWKNTGHNKIELKIDGKTYDGVFLRQWDAASERKVMTFSALSREGDAVWGSSLKRAEF, encoded by the coding sequence ATGAATATGAGAAAGTGTTTCATCCAAGTCCTTGCATTGCTTTTCATCATTGCTGCATGTTTCGCGCCAAACCAAGCCTCTGCACAAACTCAAAAACCTGTTTTTTCAGAAGTGACGGTACATGATCCATCGATTATTAAAGCGAATGGCACGTACTATGTCTTCGGCTCCCATTTAGCTTCGGCCAAATCGACGGACCTGATGAATTGGACGCAAATTTCCTCGAGTGTCCACGACGGCAATCCTCTGATTCCGAACGTCTATGAAGAATTAAAAGAAACCTTTGAATGGGCTGAATCTGATACGTTGTGGGCACCTGATGTCACCCAGCTTGAGGACGGCAAGTTTTATATGTATTACAACGCCTGCCGCGGGGATTCTCCGAGATCCGCCCTCGGGCTTGCTGTCGCAGACGACATTGAAGGTCCATACAAAAATAAAGGCATTTTTCTGAAGTCGGGAATGGATGGGATCAGCAATGACGGGACGCCTTATGACGCGACAAAGCACCCAAATGTCGTCGATCCCCACACATTCTTTGATCAAAACGGAAAGCTGTGGATGGTGTACGGCTCCTATTCCGGCGGAATTTTTATTTTAGAAATGGACAAGAAAACCGGATTTCCGCTTCCGGGACAGGGATACGGCAAAAAGCTGATCGGCGGCAACCACAGCCGTATTGAAGGCGCATATATTCTCTACCATCCTGAAACACAGTATTACTACCTGTACATGTCCTTCGGGGGGCTTGCCGCTGACGGCGGGTACAACATTCGCGTCGCCCGCTCCAAAAACCCTGACGGCCCTTATTATGATGCAGAAGGCCACGCGATGATTGACGTCCGCGGCAAAGAAGGAACGCTTTTTGACGATCGTTCAATCGAACCGTACGGCGTCAAACTGATGGGAAATTTCTCATTTAACAATAAAAACGGCTATGTGTCGCCGGGCCATAACTCTGCCTTTTACGATGAAAAAAGCGGTAAATCATATTTAATCTTCCACACCCGCTTCCCGGGACGGGGCGAGGAGCACGAAGTCCGCGTCCACCAATTGCTGATGAACAAACAAGGCTGGCCGGTTGTCGCCCCTCACCGCTATGCCGGAGAGAAGCTTGAAAAGGTGAAAAAGTCAGATGTGATTGGCGATTACGAATTGGTGAGGCACGGCAAAGACATCTCCGCAGATATTAAAGAATCGAAAGAAATCCGCTTGAATCAAAATGGCAAAATAACAGGCGCAGTAGCCGGAACGTGGAAGAACACGGGGCATAACAAAATAGAACTCAAGATCGACGGAAAAACCTACGATGGCGTGTTTTTGCGTCAGTGGGATGCGGCTTCTGAGCGTAAGGTGATGACGTTTAGTGCGTTGTCTCGTGAGGGAGATGCGGTTTGGGGGAGTAGTTTAAAAAGAGCGGAATTTTAA
- a CDS encoding DEAD/DEAH box helicase, which produces MSKASFRDYALSGDITKALDHLGYKEPTAVQSEVIPAVLKKRDVVVKSRTGSGKTAAFGIPLCELTEWEENKPQALVLTPTRELAAQVKEDLTNIGRYKRIKAAAVYGKSSFERQKTELKQKCHIVVGPPGRVLDHIEKGTLPLEKLKYLVIDEADEMLNMGFIDQVGAIIRHLPEERLTMLFSATFPEDVEHLSLQYMKDPLKIEIKAGGTTTADIEHQLIIVNENDPFSLLVDLFIVENPDSCIVFCRTQEQVNELQWRLSVLGYPCEKIHGGMPQEDRFAVMNRFRRGAFRYLIATDVAARGIDIENITHVINYELPLDQESYVHRTGRTGRAGSRGKAITLASAREKRMIADIEDYIGFHIPIIEEPSKEEIARAKAAFQKKINRKPELKQDKSESLNKEIMRLYFNGGKKKKLRAVDFVGTIAKIDGVSAEDIGIITIQEQGSFVEILNGKGPLVLDAMKNTTVKGKLLKVHKARK; this is translated from the coding sequence ATGAGCAAAGCCAGTTTTAGAGACTATGCATTAAGCGGCGATATTACGAAAGCGCTCGATCACTTAGGATATAAGGAGCCGACTGCGGTGCAGAGCGAAGTGATTCCCGCGGTGCTTAAAAAGCGGGATGTTGTGGTGAAATCGCGGACGGGGAGCGGGAAGACGGCCGCGTTCGGAATTCCGCTTTGCGAGCTGACCGAATGGGAAGAGAACAAACCACAAGCCTTGGTTTTGACACCGACGCGCGAGCTTGCCGCTCAGGTTAAGGAGGATTTGACGAACATCGGCCGCTATAAAAGAATAAAAGCAGCGGCTGTTTACGGGAAGTCATCCTTTGAACGGCAAAAAACGGAGCTCAAGCAAAAATGCCATATCGTTGTCGGGCCGCCGGGCCGCGTATTGGATCACATTGAAAAAGGAACCCTTCCATTAGAAAAACTGAAATACCTTGTCATCGATGAGGCCGATGAAATGCTGAATATGGGATTTATCGATCAAGTGGGAGCAATCATCCGCCATTTGCCTGAAGAACGGCTGACAATGCTGTTTTCAGCAACTTTTCCGGAGGATGTGGAGCATCTATCCCTTCAATATATGAAAGACCCTTTGAAAATCGAGATTAAAGCAGGCGGTACGACAACCGCAGACATCGAGCATCAACTGATCATTGTAAACGAAAATGATCCATTTTCGCTTTTAGTGGATCTGTTCATTGTTGAAAACCCGGACAGCTGCATCGTCTTTTGCCGCACACAGGAGCAAGTGAATGAGTTGCAGTGGCGCCTATCCGTTTTGGGTTATCCGTGCGAGAAAATTCACGGCGGCATGCCTCAGGAGGATCGTTTTGCCGTGATGAACCGTTTCAGACGGGGAGCGTTCCGCTATTTAATCGCGACAGATGTGGCGGCAAGAGGCATCGACATTGAGAACATCACACATGTCATCAACTATGAGCTGCCATTAGATCAAGAAAGCTATGTGCATCGTACCGGAAGAACAGGCCGAGCCGGCAGCCGGGGAAAAGCGATTACTCTTGCCAGTGCGCGTGAAAAGAGGATGATTGCTGACATTGAAGACTATATCGGTTTTCATATTCCTATTATTGAGGAGCCGTCAAAAGAAGAAATTGCACGGGCAAAAGCGGCGTTTCAAAAGAAAATCAATAGGAAGCCGGAGCTTAAACAGGACAAGAGCGAATCGTTAAATAAGGAAATCATGAGGCTCTACTTTAACGGGGGAAAAAAGAAGAAGCTTAGAGCTGTTGATTTCGTCGGAACGATTGCTAAAATTGACGGCGTCTCCGCCGAGGATATCGGGATTATCACGATCCAGGAGCAAGGTTCATTCGTTGAAATTTTAAACGGCAAAGGTCCGCTCGTCTTAGATGCGATGAAAAACACGACAGTGAAAGGGAAATTGCTGAAAGTGCATAAAGCGAGGAAATAA
- a CDS encoding ribonuclease YeeF family protein, producing MKVLDVSEVIDAIDQLIKEKKQEEKEINAIRESVQKIAELDDALKGEGGNAIKEHFSVLHLPVLLYFQHFIDQYIQNLKDIKAKIRTYESTEGFVKEEFLTHDVKKGLTELKRQTNDTVDSINDEVDKISHLIGGGSISLASFNEHISEAKKHVNNTVSDLKELDRDANSILKQSSNSIAQLSKLTEKVNTWSKGGAILSKKTIKEVENYFSETDVVKQMIDEAVDLAEKQDDPTMMGRIAEWLDLIGTGNGALAVTKGVIAVNVLATKMLELEKDGKGNFRVKASPKWTQGANGKYDSKVAQFVYNILKKGDPNSSKPIKKWLGKFQNKPSGLLRKIVGLGPNTTRISYKKILESQSFLKHKPEELKSYKTKVDVKGTVGKFKDEASITKLAKKIPYAGTIFSLTTNGAEFFSDDNKDKSWFEKFGRFSAGIGMDAGVGALTASGAGLGSLVCPGPGTLIGGAIGAGIGITGSIIAGDQVKEWGEDAAGWIEDKGKEAGEWLSQKASETTDTISDGLSGAKEFVTSWFR from the coding sequence TTGAAAGTTTTAGATGTTTCTGAAGTCATTGACGCGATTGACCAATTGATTAAGGAAAAAAAGCAGGAGGAAAAAGAGATCAACGCCATAAGGGAAAGTGTACAAAAAATTGCAGAGCTTGATGATGCATTAAAAGGAGAAGGCGGAAATGCGATCAAAGAACACTTTTCTGTTCTTCATCTTCCCGTGCTGCTTTATTTTCAGCACTTTATAGATCAATACATACAGAATTTAAAAGACATTAAAGCAAAAATCAGAACTTATGAATCAACAGAGGGTTTTGTAAAAGAAGAATTTCTGACGCATGACGTCAAAAAGGGCTTAACAGAACTGAAACGTCAAACGAATGATACGGTTGATTCGATTAATGACGAAGTTGATAAAATCAGCCACTTAATTGGGGGCGGATCTATCTCTTTGGCATCATTTAATGAGCATATTTCCGAAGCCAAAAAACATGTGAACAACACGGTGTCTGATTTAAAAGAGCTTGATCGCGATGCTAATTCTATATTAAAACAATCGTCAAATTCGATCGCTCAGCTATCCAAGCTCACTGAAAAGGTGAACACTTGGTCAAAGGGAGGCGCGATCTTATCTAAAAAAACGATTAAAGAGGTTGAAAACTACTTTTCTGAAACAGATGTCGTTAAACAAATGATTGACGAAGCCGTTGATTTAGCAGAAAAACAAGACGATCCGACAATGATGGGCAGAATCGCTGAATGGCTTGATTTAATCGGAACAGGAAACGGCGCGTTGGCCGTAACAAAAGGCGTCATAGCCGTGAATGTACTGGCGACGAAAATGCTTGAGCTTGAAAAAGACGGAAAAGGAAACTTCCGTGTGAAAGCCTCTCCGAAATGGACGCAAGGAGCTAACGGAAAATACGATTCCAAGGTGGCTCAGTTTGTTTACAACATCCTGAAAAAAGGCGATCCAAACTCAAGCAAACCAATAAAAAAATGGCTCGGCAAATTTCAAAATAAACCAAGCGGCCTTTTGAGAAAGATTGTTGGATTGGGGCCTAACACAACAAGGATCTCCTACAAGAAAATTTTGGAGAGCCAAAGTTTCCTAAAGCATAAGCCAGAGGAACTGAAGAGTTATAAGACTAAGGTTGATGTGAAAGGGACTGTTGGGAAGTTTAAGGATGAAGCTAGTATTACAAAACTCGCCAAAAAAATACCTTATGCTGGAACAATATTCTCCTTGACTACAAATGGAGCTGAGTTTTTTAGTGATGATAATAAAGATAAATCTTGGTTCGAAAAATTTGGCCGATTTTCAGCAGGGATTGGAATGGATGCTGGAGTTGGAGCGTTGACCGCTAGCGGAGCTGGACTGGGTTCATTAGTATGTCCAGGTCCTGGCACCCTTATTGGAGGAGCAATTGGAGCTGGTATTGGTATAACTGGATCCATAATTGCGGGAGATCAAGTAAAAGAATGGGGAGAAGATGCTGCAGGTTGGATAGAAGATAAAGGTAAGGAAGCTGGTGAATGGTTAAGTCAAAAGGCCTCTGAAACTACAGATACAATTTCAGACGGACTCTCAGGTGCAAAGGAATTTGTCACTAGCTGGTTCAGGTAA
- a CDS encoding YwqI/YxiC family protein: MAEIKVKAEEVKTVFSSLQTKISALSISGSKADISNSSMDVVNKIKKIEKEYEQLLKKYKEALSSVEKDAWSNIKVLIDTDKNISQKMK; the protein is encoded by the coding sequence ATGGCAGAAATAAAGGTAAAAGCAGAAGAAGTCAAAACGGTGTTTTCAAGCCTTCAGACAAAAATCAGCGCACTTTCGATATCAGGTTCAAAAGCCGATATCTCTAATTCTTCAATGGATGTAGTGAACAAAATAAAAAAAATCGAAAAGGAATACGAGCAACTACTAAAAAAATACAAGGAGGCGCTATCATCAGTTGAAAAGGACGCATGGTCAAACATTAAAGTCTTGATTGATACTGATAAAAACATCTCTCAAAAAATGAAATAA
- a CDS encoding DUF5082 domain-containing protein, with protein MSNHAAKISSLEKDISSLSHNIKDTQSKIAELKKAKTAITGELHTLSNNATLINQPDITSHIWNGRHTKQFINIRSNIAHSYQNIQRETDGLISHIEQEIENLEMQISNMEMFLSIQKQQLTDIKKQVNH; from the coding sequence ATGTCTAACCATGCTGCTAAAATCTCTTCTTTGGAAAAAGATATTTCTTCTTTATCTCACAATATAAAGGATACCCAAAGCAAAATCGCTGAACTGAAAAAAGCAAAAACAGCTATTACCGGTGAACTTCACACCCTTTCAAACAATGCCACTCTCATCAATCAGCCAGATATTACATCACATATATGGAATGGCAGACATACAAAGCAATTTATCAATATTAGATCAAACATTGCACACAGCTATCAAAATATACAGAGAGAAACAGATGGTCTGATTTCGCATATTGAGCAAGAGATTGAAAATCTTGAAATGCAAATTTCTAATATGGAGATGTTTCTAAGTATACAAAAACAACAGCTTACAGATATAAAAAAACAAGTCAATCATTGA
- a CDS encoding pyrimidine-nucleoside phosphorylase: MRMVDIITKKQNGEELTTEEIQFFIKGYTDGSIPDYQASALAMAIYFQDMTDRERADLTMAMVNSGETIDLSAIEGIKVDKHSTGGVGDTTTLVLAPLVAALDVPVAKMSGRGLGHTGGTIDKLEAIKGFHVELSKDEFIELVNRDKVAVIGQSGNLTPADKKLYALRDVTGTVNSIPLIASSIMSKKIAAGADAIVLDVKTGAGAFMKTDEDAVNLAKAMVRIGNNVGRQTMAVISDMSQPLGFAIGNALEVKEAIDTLKGEGPEDLTELVLTLGSQMVVLAKKAETLDEAREKLIDVMKNGKALQKFKDFLQNQGGDSSVADNPEKLPQAAYKIDVPAKEAGVVSEIVADQIGVAAMLLGAGRATKEDKIDLAVGIMLRKKVGDAVEKGEPLVTLYANRENVDDVIAKVYDNIQIAETAEAPKLVHTVITE; the protein is encoded by the coding sequence ATGAGAATGGTTGATATCATCACAAAAAAACAAAATGGAGAAGAATTGACAACAGAAGAAATTCAATTTTTCATTAAAGGCTACACCGACGGCAGCATTCCTGACTATCAAGCGAGCGCTCTGGCGATGGCCATCTATTTTCAGGACATGACGGACAGAGAGCGGGCCGATCTCACGATGGCGATGGTCAACTCAGGCGAAACGATCGACCTTTCCGCGATTGAAGGTATCAAGGTCGACAAACACTCAACAGGAGGCGTCGGCGACACGACGACGCTCGTACTTGCACCGCTTGTCGCGGCTCTCGACGTACCCGTCGCCAAAATGTCGGGACGCGGCCTCGGACACACAGGGGGAACAATTGACAAGCTCGAAGCGATCAAAGGGTTTCACGTGGAACTTTCCAAAGATGAATTCATCGAGCTCGTCAACCGCGACAAGGTCGCCGTTATCGGCCAAAGCGGAAACTTGACGCCTGCTGACAAAAAACTGTACGCCCTTCGCGATGTGACAGGCACGGTCAATTCGATCCCGCTGATTGCCAGCTCGATCATGAGCAAGAAAATCGCCGCAGGGGCGGATGCGATTGTCCTTGACGTCAAAACGGGCGCCGGCGCATTTATGAAAACCGATGAAGATGCAGTCAACCTTGCAAAAGCAATGGTCCGCATCGGAAACAATGTCGGCCGCCAAACGATGGCCGTCATCTCCGACATGTCCCAGCCGCTGGGGTTTGCCATCGGAAATGCGCTTGAAGTGAAAGAGGCGATTGATACATTAAAAGGCGAAGGTCCTGAAGACTTGACTGAGCTTGTCTTAACATTGGGCAGCCAAATGGTCGTTCTCGCCAAAAAAGCGGAGACCCTTGACGAAGCAAGAGAGAAACTGATCGACGTGATGAAAAACGGAAAAGCGCTGCAAAAATTCAAAGACTTCCTGCAGAATCAAGGCGGCGACAGCTCTGTCGCGGATAACCCAGAAAAGCTGCCTCAGGCTGCCTATAAAATCGACGTTCCTGCCAAAGAAGCGGGTGTCGTGTCTGAAATCGTCGCCGATCAAATCGGCGTTGCGGCCATGCTGCTGGGCGCCGGCCGCGCAACAAAAGAAGACAAAATCGACCTCGCCGTCGGCATCATGCTCCGCAAAAAAGTCGGCGACGCAGTCGAAAAAGGCGAACCATTGGTTACCCTATACGCAAACCGCGAAAATGTCGATGACGTCATCGCAAAAGTCTACGACAACATCCAAATCGCGGAAACAGCCGAAGCACCGAAGCTTGTGCATACGGTGATTACGGAATAG
- a CDS encoding NupC/NupG family nucleoside CNT transporter has protein sequence MKYLIGLIGLFVVLGLAWLVSSGKKRVKYRPVIVMIVLQFALGYILLNTGVGNYLVGGFAKGFGYLLEYAAEGVNFVFGGLVNVNESTFFISVLLPIVFISALIGILQYWRILPFIIKYIGLALSKINGMGKLESYNAVASAILGQSEVFISLKKQLGLLPKHRLYTLCASAMSTVSMSIVGAYMTMLKPEYVVTALVLNLFGGFIIASIINPYEVDREHDMVEVQEEEKQSFFEMLGEYIMDGFKVAVVVAAMLIGFVAIIAMINGIFSAALGISFQELLGFIFAPFAFLMGIPWHEAVNAGSIMATKMVSNEFVAMQSLAQGSFHFSGRTEAIVSVFLVSFANFSSIGIIAGAVKGLNEKQGNVVARFGLKLLYGATLVSFLTATVVGLIY, from the coding sequence ATGAAATATCTCATCGGGCTCATTGGTTTATTTGTCGTCTTAGGGCTTGCATGGCTGGTCAGCAGCGGAAAGAAAAGAGTGAAATACCGCCCGGTTATCGTCATGATCGTGCTGCAATTCGCATTGGGATATATATTGCTGAACACGGGTGTCGGAAACTATCTCGTCGGCGGTTTTGCCAAGGGCTTCGGCTATTTGCTTGAATATGCGGCAGAAGGTGTGAATTTTGTCTTTGGCGGACTGGTGAATGTGAATGAATCCACATTCTTCATCAGCGTACTTCTACCGATTGTTTTTATATCTGCTTTAATCGGTATTCTGCAATATTGGAGAATCCTTCCGTTTATTATAAAATATATTGGTCTTGCGCTCAGCAAAATCAACGGGATGGGCAAACTGGAGTCATACAATGCCGTGGCTTCGGCGATACTGGGGCAATCTGAAGTATTCATTTCGTTAAAAAAGCAGCTTGGCCTGCTGCCTAAACACAGACTTTATACGCTGTGCGCTTCGGCGATGTCGACCGTCTCGATGTCTATCGTCGGCGCCTATATGACGATGCTGAAGCCCGAATACGTTGTCACCGCGCTCGTATTGAACTTATTCGGCGGATTTATTATCGCTTCGATTATCAATCCTTATGAAGTCGATCGAGAACATGATATGGTAGAGGTACAGGAAGAGGAAAAACAATCCTTCTTTGAAATGCTGGGCGAATATATTATGGACGGCTTTAAAGTCGCCGTCGTCGTGGCCGCCATGCTGATCGGATTTGTCGCGATCATCGCAATGATTAACGGCATTTTCAGCGCCGCACTAGGTATATCATTCCAGGAACTGCTCGGATTTATTTTTGCGCCGTTTGCCTTCCTGATGGGTATTCCATGGCATGAAGCGGTGAATGCTGGAAGTATCATGGCAACCAAAATGGTCTCAAATGAATTTGTCGCGATGCAGTCTCTCGCACAAGGCAGCTTCCATTTCAGCGGCCGCACCGAAGCGATTGTTTCCGTCTTCCTCGTCTCATTTGCCAATTTCTCATCGATCGGTATTATCGCCGGTGCGGTTAAAGGACTGAATGAGAAACAAGGAAACGTCGTCGCGCGCTTCGGGTTGAAATTGCTGTACGGCGCAACGCTCGTCAGTTTCTTGACAGCGACCGTTGTAGGATTGATCTATTGA
- the deoC gene encoding deoxyribose-phosphate aldolase — MTIANLIDHTALKPHTQKSEIKKLIEEAKAYQFASVCVNPTWVEFAAEELKGTEIDVCTVIGFPLGANTTETKAFETKDAIAKGATEVDMVINIAALKDGNDDFVEADIRAVVEAAKGKALVKVIIETCLLTDEEKERACRLAVAAGADFVKTSTGFSTGGATAEDIALMRKTVGPDIGVKASGGIRTKEDVETMISNGATRIGASAGVSIVSGAEGKNEDNY; from the coding sequence ATGACGATTGCAAATCTCATTGATCATACAGCATTGAAACCGCATACACAAAAATCCGAGATTAAGAAATTAATAGAAGAAGCGAAAGCATACCAATTCGCTTCAGTCTGCGTCAACCCGACATGGGTCGAATTTGCCGCCGAAGAGCTGAAGGGAACGGAAATCGACGTTTGCACGGTCATCGGTTTTCCGCTGGGCGCCAACACGACAGAGACAAAAGCGTTTGAAACAAAAGACGCTATCGCAAAAGGCGCGACAGAGGTGGACATGGTCATCAACATCGCCGCTTTAAAAGACGGAAACGATGACTTTGTCGAGGCCGACATCCGCGCGGTCGTTGAAGCCGCAAAAGGTAAAGCGCTTGTTAAAGTCATCATTGAAACGTGTCTGTTGACAGACGAAGAAAAAGAGCGCGCCTGCCGCCTGGCTGTTGCTGCCGGTGCCGACTTTGTCAAAACCTCAACCGGGTTCTCAACCGGCGGAGCGACAGCGGAAGATATCGCCCTGATGCGGAAAACCGTCGGACCTGACATCGGTGTCAAAGCATCCGGAGGGATTCGTACAAAAGAGGACGTTGAAACCATGATCTCAAACGGCGCGACCCGGATCGGTGCAAGCGCAGGCGTTTCCATCGTCAGCGGAGCAGAAGGAAAAAATGAAGATAACTACTAA
- a CDS encoding sugar-binding transcriptional regulator: MDKEKQQLSIEAARLYYQSDYSQQQIAEQLQISRPTVSRLLQFAKEKGYVQIRVMDPFEDMDALGAMLEEKYGLLEAHVVFSPTADYTTITHYLSRFGAEYMHGAVKDGDIVGVSWGTTMYQIAQNMQPKQVKGAEVVQLKGGISHSSVNTYSSETIQLFAEAFQTMPRYLPLPVVFDNPEVKQMVEQDRHIKRIIEMGKQANIALFTVGTVRDEALLFRLGYFHEEEKALLKERGVGDICSRFFDAEGNICSDAIDSRTIGIELADLREKERSILVAGGSRKKAAIHGALKGKYANVLIIDQHTAKELLDD, translated from the coding sequence ATGGACAAGGAAAAACAGCAATTGAGCATTGAAGCAGCGAGGCTCTACTATCAGTCTGACTACAGCCAGCAGCAAATCGCCGAACAGCTGCAGATTTCAAGACCGACGGTATCAAGGCTGCTGCAGTTCGCCAAGGAAAAGGGGTATGTCCAAATCCGCGTTATGGACCCGTTTGAAGATATGGATGCGCTCGGTGCGATGCTTGAGGAAAAATACGGGCTTCTAGAAGCGCATGTTGTCTTTTCGCCGACCGCGGATTATACGACCATCACGCATTATCTCAGCCGCTTCGGGGCCGAATATATGCACGGCGCAGTCAAGGACGGCGACATTGTCGGCGTCAGCTGGGGGACGACGATGTACCAAATCGCCCAAAATATGCAGCCTAAACAGGTGAAGGGCGCAGAGGTCGTTCAACTGAAAGGCGGAATCAGCCATTCCAGCGTCAACACTTATTCGTCTGAAACGATTCAGCTGTTTGCCGAAGCTTTTCAAACGATGCCGAGGTATTTGCCGCTTCCGGTCGTGTTTGACAATCCGGAAGTCAAACAGATGGTGGAACAGGACAGGCACATCAAGCGGATCATAGAAATGGGAAAACAGGCAAACATTGCGTTATTTACAGTCGGCACGGTACGCGATGAAGCCTTGCTGTTCAGGCTGGGGTATTTTCATGAAGAGGAAAAAGCCCTCCTGAAAGAACGTGGAGTCGGCGATATTTGTTCGCGCTTTTTTGATGCGGAAGGAAACATTTGCAGCGATGCTATCGATTCGCGGACGATCGGCATTGAATTGGCTGACTTGAGGGAAAAAGAACGGTCGATTCTCGTAGCGGGCGGCAGCCGGAAAAAAGCCGCTATTCATGGTGCGCTCAAAGGCAAGTATGCCAATGTGCTGATTATTGATCAGCACACGGCGAAAGAACTGCTTGATGACTGA
- a CDS encoding DUF4275 family protein: MYIISKLERQNVKVTEIPKWGSYLRKTWENRFAASMELPERDAILVSHFLWHLFSYGMKPCFTGGQADQAFSEQPKRDCFLFYQHTDDAYILEHAEQLIAADLKGEEDAYITDKHMTWTYAVTHESAYGPYFAIQLDEKEHEPI, encoded by the coding sequence ATGTACATCATCAGCAAGCTTGAAAGACAAAATGTGAAAGTGACAGAAATACCGAAGTGGGGCTCTTACTTGAGAAAAACGTGGGAAAACCGTTTTGCCGCAAGCATGGAGCTTCCGGAAAGGGACGCGATCTTGGTGAGCCATTTTTTGTGGCATTTATTCAGCTATGGGATGAAGCCGTGTTTTACCGGCGGACAGGCCGATCAAGCCTTTAGCGAACAGCCGAAGCGCGATTGCTTTTTATTCTACCAGCACACGGATGACGCCTATATTCTTGAACATGCTGAACAACTGATAGCCGCAGATCTGAAAGGAGAAGAAGATGCATATATAACGGATAAACATATGACATGGACATATGCGGTGACGCATGAGTCTGCATACGGACCGTATTTTGCAATTCAGCTGGATGAGAAGGAGCATGAACCTATATAA